The sequence TTGTTAAGGAAGTCATTAATAAGTGGGGCAGGGTAATTAGTATTGGCGGTGAGCATACGATGAGCCTCGGCGTCGCTAGGGCGGTAAGCGACTCCCAGGGTTCATACGGCATTTATGTTCATGTTGATGCGCACCTGGATTCAAGGGAGGAGTGGCCCGTGGGTCAGTCTCTATCGCATGCCACGTTCGTAAGGCACATTGTTAATTCAGTCAATCCTCAATTACTGTTATTTCTTGGCCCTAGGGTTTATGATAAGGAGGAAATCTCCTTTGTGAGGGATCTCGATAACTCCATGCTTTTGCTGACAAGGGATATTAAGCTTATGGAAAGTTATGAGCTCAGGAATGTAATAAGGGATTCGCTTGGTAGTTATCCTGGGCCTATTCATTTAAGTATTGATGTTGATGTTCTTGATCCATCAATAATGCCTGGCGTCGGCAATCCAGAGGGCTTTGGGCTTAGTTACGGTGAGCTCTTGAGGGTTATTAGGGCCGTCCTTGATTACGGTGGTTTCAGAGTTAAGGCTGTGGATCTCGTTGAATACTCACCGCCTAATGATCCAGGCTTAATGTCGCTACCTGCAATGGCTAGGTTGATCCTTGATGTACTTAATTATCTATGAAAATTTATTTAAATATGCCCAGCAGTTACCGTGTTGAATGGACATCGAGAAATTTATGGAGTTAATGAGCGAGAATGGATTCTTCTACCCCAGCTTTGAGATTTATAGGAGTAAGGCTGAGGTAGGTGGGTTCTATGACTATGGGCCACTTGGTGTGGAGTTCAAAAGGAATGTCATTGAGAAGTGGCGCAGGGTCTTCATTTATCCGTACCAAGACCTCATAGTCGAGATAGAGACGCCTATTGTTATGCCGAGGATTGTTTTTGAGGCCAGTGGGCATCTTGAGCATTTCACGGACTCGATTGTTGAATGCACTAAGTGTGGTCGTAGATTCAGGGCTGATCACTTGATAGAGGAGGAACTCGGTAAGAGGGGTATTTCCGTGAAGACTGAGGGACTGAGCCTTGAGGAACT is a genomic window of Vulcanisaeta souniana JCM 11219 containing:
- a CDS encoding agmatinase family protein yields the protein MSNDINFYVSSQYTLFGIPRCGSGIPILGVPIEDTVSFRPGTRFAPGVIRSWSQYFEFTPTEDLGIDVLNKACDLGDLTLLQGIVNVNMERIRSVVKEVINKWGRVISIGGEHTMSLGVARAVSDSQGSYGIYVHVDAHLDSREEWPVGQSLSHATFVRHIVNSVNPQLLLFLGPRVYDKEEISFVRDLDNSMLLLTRDIKLMESYELRNVIRDSLGSYPGPIHLSIDVDVLDPSIMPGVGNPEGFGLSYGELLRVIRAVLDYGGFRVKAVDLVEYSPPNDPGLMSLPAMARLILDVLNYL